One window of the Rhipicephalus sanguineus isolate Rsan-2018 chromosome 4, BIME_Rsan_1.4, whole genome shotgun sequence genome contains the following:
- the LOC119390270 gene encoding protein HGH1 homolog produces the protein MSVVNELICFLAKGASTGPKNQALTYITGLPDSEDGRSLLLKNPDMVKAVALLVLQDENSQTISRAYKCLTNFTSVPAISEHLVEHDYGGLLAHLVNRVLESDDSAALQCAAMLSNLTRGRQGAEKLWTLLRSTNKSDALLAALCSSTSENHDHLSFVFSNLSQLDEVRRWLLDQAARRVQKFFPFLTLETSTVRKHGTAAVLRNCCFETDSNEWLLSPDVDILPRLLYPLVGPEELDDDEMEKLPLELQYLGSDKQREGSPEIRQMLIEAIMQLCATKKCREHIKNSGAYYVLRELHKSESCRPVVVACENLVDILISDEPEPGMENLKDVDIPEHLTKKFEAYNEELLKE, from the exons GCCTCCCAGATTCGGAAGATGGACGCTCCCTCCTGCTCAAAAACCCGGACATGGTGAAAGCGGTGGCCCTGCTCGTACTACAGGACGAGAACTCACAGACCATCTCCCGAGCGTACAAGTGCCTGACGAACTTCACGTCGGTGCCAGCCATCTCGGAGCACCTCGTCGAACACGACTACGGTGGCCTTCTGGCCCACCTGGTCAACAGGGTGCTCGAAAGCGATGACTCTGCAGcactgcaatgcgccgccatgctGTCGAACCTCACCAGAGGCAGGCAGGGTGCTGAAAAGCTCTGGACGCTGCTGCGCTCGACCAACAAGAGCGACGCCCTTCTGGCAGCGCTCTGTTCCAGCACCAGCGAAAACCACGACCACCTCAGCTTCGTCTTCTCAAACCTCTCTCAACTTGACGAAGTTCGGAG GTGGTTACTGGACCAGGCAGCCAGGAGGGTGCAGAAATTCTTTCCTTTTCTGACACTTGAGACTTCTACGGTACGAAAGCATGGCACAGCTGCAGTGTTGCGGAACTGCTGTTTTGAAACCG ACAGTAATGAGTGGCTGCTGAGTCCTGACGTCGACATTCTTCCCCGATTGCTGTATCCGCTTGTGGGCCCCGAGGAGCTGGATGACGACGAAATGGAGAAGCTGCCCCTGGAGCTACAGTACCTGGGCAGCGACAAGCAGCGAGAAGGGAGCCCGGAGATTCGACAAATGCTCATTGAGGCGATCATGCAG CTTTGTGCCACCAAAAAATGCCGGGAGCACATCAAGAACTCCGGAGCCTATTACGTGCTACGAGAGCTGCACAAGTCGGAAAGCTGTCGTCCCGTTGTGGTGGCATGTGAAAACCTTGTGGACATCCTAATTAGCGACGAGCCCGAGCCCGGCATGGAGAACCTCAAGGATGTTGACATTCCGGAGCATCTCACAAAAAAATTTGAAGCGTACAATGAAGAACTTCTCAAGGAGTGA